In Humulus lupulus chromosome 7, drHumLupu1.1, whole genome shotgun sequence, the following are encoded in one genomic region:
- the LOC133790410 gene encoding extensin-2-like, with protein MRGSGQPRHWPRLVYAIAFCLVATSVIADNYYKPYVYASPPPPKHVVTHPYLYKSPPPPKYVEDPHPYHYKSPPPPKHVRHPPYHYKSPPPPSPSPPPSYVYKSPPPPKHVRHPPYHYKSPPPPSPSPPPSYVYKSPPPPKHVRHPPYHYKSPPPPSPSPPPPYVYKSPPPPKHVRHPPYHYKSPPPPSPSPPPPYVYKSPPPPSPSLPPPYYYNSPPPPSPSSPPPYIYKSPPPPSPSPPPPYVYKSPPPPSPSPPAPYVYKSPPPPSPSPPPPYVYKSPPPPSPSPPPPYIYKAPPPPSPPPPPPYIYKSPPPPSPSPPPPYVYKSPPPPSPSPPPPYIYKSPPPPSPSPPPPYVYKSPPPPSPSPPPPYVYKSPPPPSPSPPPPYIYKSPPPPSPSPPPPYVYKSPPPPSPSPPPPYVYKSPPPPSPSPPPPYVYKSPPPPTPSPPPPYVYKSPPPPSPSPPPPYVYKSPPPPSPSPPPPYVYKSPPPPSPSPPPPYIYKSPPPPSPSPPPPYVYNSPPPPSPSPPPPYVYKSPPPPSPSPPPPYVYKSPPPPSPSPPPPYIYKSPPPPSPSPPPPYVYKSPPPPSPSPPPPYIYKSPPPPSPSPPPPYIYKSPPPPSPSPPPPYVYKSPPPPSPSPPPPPPKHISHPPYVYKSPPPPPPKYYYKSPPPPSHKPYVYSSPPPPTYY; from the coding sequence atgagaggttcaggacaGCCGAGGCATTGGCCTCGACTGGTTTATGCCATAGCGTTTTGTCTCGTAGCTACTAGTGTGATTGCTGATAATTACTACAAGCCTTATGTTTACGCTTCTCCGCCACCGCCGAAGCATGTTGTTACCCATCCTTACCTTTACaaatcaccaccaccaccaaagTATGTTGAAGATCCTCATCCTTATCATTACAAATCACCGCCACCACCTAAGCACGTGAGGCACCCACCATACCACTACAAGTCCCCACCTCCACCCTCTCCGTCGCCTCCTCCTTCTTATGTTTACAAATCACCGCCACCACCTAAGCATGTGAGGCACCCACCATACCACTACAAGTCCCCACCTCCACCCTCTCCGTCGCCTCCTCCTTCTTATGTTTACAAATCACCGCCACCACCTAAGCATGTGAGGCACCCACCATACCACTACAAGTCCCCACCTCCACCCTCTCCGTCGCCTCCACCTCCTTATGTTTACAAATCACCACCACCACCTAAGCATGTGAGGCACCCACCATACCACTATAAGTCCCCACCTCCACCTTCTCCGTCACCTCCTCCTCCTTATGTTTACAAATCTCCACCTCCTCCATCCCCGTCACTACCGCCTCCATATTATTACAACTCTCCTCCTCCTCCATCTCCTTCATCTCCCCCTCCTTACATTTACAAGTCTCCTCCACCTCCTTCTCCATCACCTCCACCTCCTTATGTCTATAAATCACCACCACCACCTTCTCCATCTCCACCTGCCCCCTATGTCTACAAATCTCCTCCTCCACCATCTCCATCCCCACCCCCACCCTATGTGTACAAGTCTCCACCTCCCCCATCACCGTCACCTCCACCTCCATACATATACAAGGCCCCACctccaccatcaccaccaccaccaccaccatacatCTATAAGTCTCCACCTCCACCATCGCCATCACCACCACCTCCATACGTTTACAAATCTCCACCtccaccatcaccatcaccaccaccaccatacatCTATAAGTCTCCACCTCCACCATCACCTTCACCACCACCCCCATACGTTTACAAGTCCCCACCtccaccatcaccatcaccaccaccaccatatgtTTACAAATCCCCACCTCCACCCTCTCCATCACCACCACCACCGTACATCTATAAGTCCCCACCtccaccatcaccatcaccaccaccaccatatgtATACAAGTCCCCACCTCCACCATCACCTTCACCACCACCCCCATACGTTTACAAGTCCCCACCTCCACCATCTCCATCACCACCACCTCCTTATGTTTACAAGTCCCCACCTCCACCAACTCCCTCACCACCACCTCCATACGTTTACAAATCTCCACCTCCACCTTCACCATCACCACCACCTCCTTACGTTTACAAATCCCCACCTCCACCGTCTCCATCACCACCACCTCCATACGTCTATAAGTCCCCACCTCCACCATCGCCATCACCACCACCTCCTTACATTTACAAGTCCCCACCTCCACCATCACCATCTCCACCACCACCATATGTTTACAACTCTCCACCTCCACCATCACCATCCCCACCACCTCCATATGTTTACAAATCTCCTCCTCCACCATCACCATCCCCACCACCTCCATATGTTTACAAATCTCCTCCTCCACCTTCTCCCTCACCTCCACCTCCTTACATTTATAAGTCTCCTCCTCCACCTTCTCCCTCACCTCCTCCTCCATATGTATACAAATCACCTCCCCCACCATCTCCATCTCCACCACCTCCATATATTTACAAGTCACCACCTCCACCATCTCCATCACCACCTCCTCCATATATTTACAAATCCCCACCTCCACCATCACCTTCGCCACCACCTCCATATGTTTACAAGTCTCCACCACCACCATCCCCGtcaccaccacctcctcctccaaagCATATAAGCCACCCACCTTACGTGTACAAatctcctccacctcctcctcccaaATACTACTATAAGTCACCACCACCGCCATCTCACAAGCCATACGTCTACAGCTCACCTCCACCTCCTACATACTACTGA